Proteins encoded together in one Spirochaeta isovalerica window:
- a CDS encoding DNA-processing protein DprA produces the protein MNTRELAQILINIPSVGGERTKKIIETYRGGRLSCHINSLYPFLNINVGVMDKARRLAERESDLASTKGITILSWRDSLYPRRLLAIGDYPPLLYLIGSVPVLTGPLTAALIGSRNASRRILKLTALIGEILVSRGFTIVSGLASGCDTAAHLAALKRTRPTIAVMPAGPDYIYPRENDFLYRKMMEKKGLFLSEYGPGVPPAPYRFVRRDRLQSGLSQFVVLMASPPAGGAMHTAAAAVEQNRPLFVYDPGDFSRGELGNRHLINSGAGIPFHTPEEFIRLISGLPDAYCQTMSDQLLFSHE, from the coding sequence TTGAATACCAGAGAATTAGCGCAGATTTTAATCAATATACCTTCTGTCGGAGGGGAACGGACCAAAAAGATTATCGAAACATACAGGGGAGGTCGTCTATCCTGTCATATCAACAGTCTCTATCCTTTTTTGAATATTAATGTCGGGGTCATGGATAAGGCCCGGCGTCTCGCAGAACGGGAAAGTGATCTTGCCTCCACTAAGGGGATAACCATTCTGTCATGGCGGGACAGCCTTTACCCCCGGCGGTTGCTGGCTATCGGAGACTATCCGCCTCTTCTCTATCTCATAGGAAGCGTTCCGGTTCTGACCGGACCTTTGACGGCCGCTTTGATCGGCAGCAGAAATGCAAGCCGACGGATTCTGAAGCTGACAGCGCTGATCGGTGAGATTCTGGTCTCCAGAGGCTTTACCATTGTAAGCGGACTGGCTTCCGGGTGCGATACGGCAGCCCATCTGGCGGCTCTGAAGAGAACTCGACCCACTATAGCGGTTATGCCCGCTGGCCCGGATTATATCTATCCCCGGGAGAATGACTTCCTCTACAGAAAAATGATGGAAAAGAAAGGACTTTTTCTGTCTGAATACGGTCCGGGAGTTCCCCCCGCTCCCTATCGTTTTGTCAGGAGGGACAGGCTTCAGAGCGGACTTTCTCAGTTCGTCGTGCTCATGGCTTCGCCTCCGGCCGGCGGGGCCATGCACACGGCTGCGGCAGCCGTGGAACAGAACCGGCCCCTGTTCGTCTATGATCCGGGAGATTTTTCCCGCGGGGAACTGGGAAACCGGCATCTTATCAATAGCGGAGCGGGGATTCCCTTTCATACGCCCGAAGAGTTCATCCGCCTTATATCCGGGCTGCCCGATGCTTATTGCCAGACCATGT